The segment TCAATCGATGTCGTGTGCTTTTGTATGAGTTGGtatctttgtttcattatgtCTGCAGtgcatggggaggggaggggaggggggggggaaggatcaGTTTCTTTCTACACTGTAATACGTGCCTTTTTGATGGCTTGGTCGGTTATCATGTAGTGTGAAATGGCATGATACAGGGACAGGATATCACCTGCAGTGAGATTTTTGAGTTGGGATTCCACGTACCGTGTTAGTGCTGGCCAATCTGCTTTCCCGTAGTTTGTGTAAATTTCTTTTTGGCTTGGTTGTATGGGTTGGATGGACCAGATGTGGTGTTCCCAGGACGGGCAGGTGGGTAGAGGAACAATTCGAGTCGCGCGCTTCCTTCAGGTGGTCGTACTACACTGTGTAGTGTTGATGAGCCGGAGGTGGTGTGGCAGAGCTCGGcttgctggaggtgttggtggatTTGGGAGTCAAGTTAACTGGTTCCGTAGGTTGAGGATGTTGAAAAGGGTGCACTTAGTTTATGAGTAATCCACTTGGGAATGTTGAGTCGAGTACGATGGTGGGCATTGAAATCTCCACAGAGACATGTGGTATCTGGGATGGTATGTGGtagatgcaatcctcctcgcttttcacttccatcaCGATCCTTACATCATCTTCAGACATATTCGGTAAGGAGTACACAACCCCTTGGCAAGTTATTTACGTTAATCATGAAGAGTATTGGCCCAGAAcggaaccctgcggcactccactggtaacctcaacccatttcgaaaaGGATTCTCTGACATGCGTATCTGTAattcattacctatttgtactatatggGGGTAGGGAGTTTCATGCTTGTAGGATCCTATTTCTCGAACCTTCTCTGCCATCATACAATTCGTCCAATTTCTGTATCCTCGCCCCAATTACTGTTTTCCCTTTCGATTGttttcattcatccaccgctcATGTACTATAAAAATGCCTTGCACGATTTTTAAAAAAACAAGCATTGTGCTTAATTTCATACTTTGTCCTATGGTTGCTCTACCCCTGCATCTTTCGAAGGTGTGTTCACTGTCCCTGTGACCAGTCTGGTTTGAAACTAAAAGGGTATTGCCAGGTCATTCCCCACTGTTTCTCATTTCCATGGTGGGGATATTTAAGGCATCTCTTACCTTCGCTGTAGGTCACCTCTCCATTTTAGTACCACGTTTGTTGCTCTACCCCGAATCTTAGCTCTCTGTTCTACGAGTGCGGTGTCCGAATATAAGAAGTATATTTTAATTTTGGCCTCAGTGAGAAGGCGAACAGCCTGCCGAGTATTTCCTCGTTCTTTGAACCCGAATGCAGCCTCGACGTTTGTCATCAAACAGTTTCGTCTCCTTAAACCGTTCTCTTAAGATGGGACTCCGAGCGACACTTCTAGGACGGTTTCGGCAAATTCTCTCTCACCCGCGGATGAGTACAGCTGATTACCTGCTAGgtggtatacatgtgtgtgtggagagagagagagagagagagagagagagagagcacgatgTCAAAGAATAATTGAAAATAATCTCCTCTTTTTGTGTCTGTTTAGACCGGCCTGTCGTTGTCTTTCCCTGTACAGAGCCTCTGCTTGCCGTTCCAACGCCTTCctcgttacctctctctctctagccgcaATCTCAGCTTTGAAGAGTGCCAGACTCAGCGGGGTTATTTCATTTGCCTCGATGTAGGAGGCGACTGCGTTTATCCTcgcctttctctccttcctcgcGTCCAAGGGGAAATTCACGCCGTAGTTGTCTGGCGGGAATCTCAGGTTGTCATCACACTTCGCCGGACTGGTTATCGAGCTGTGCCTTCCCTCGACATCGTCGTACAAGTAGCTCTCTCTGTAGAAGTAAAGATGTGACAAGTTCGCGTACTCGTGTGCCACGTCGAGTCTCCCCGAAGCCACGTATGGTGTGCCTGCAACGTCATCGTACAGTTCTCGTCCATAGATGTTTCCGTAGATGTAAGCTGATCTGCGTTCGAATGCGTTACGTGTCTCCATGTACTGGGGTGTTGATGGTAGTCCCTCCGAATCCATGGACTGTTCCGTCGACCATGAAGCCATGAATCGGTGGTTCGGATCTCGTCTCCCCGAAGCCGCGGGGTGGAGGAGCGTCGGGTCTCGTCTCCCGGAAGCCGTGGTAGAGGACATCCTGACCTGTGTCTTCGAGACTGGCATCGGTCTCGGCGGGACGGGCGGTGACCTTGGGGGGATCGGCGGCGGCCCCGGGCGAAACAGCTGCCACCTCGGGGGAATCGAGGGCGGCGTCGATGGCACGCACTCGATACACTGGAGCAAGGAGACGACACTGGTTGAGCCAGAGACCGTCTGACTGACCAggtcgttgctgctgctgctcgcgtCCCTCCCGTACGTCGTTTGGGCTGGCGCCTTCTGGAAGGACGGGGAAGGGGTCATCGTGTAAACAAACATATCAAATACCTTTTAACGGACTGTAGAAGTTATGCTGACTTACAAAGGAAAGGTCACCATCGTAGCATCTCTGACAGATAATGTTGCCACTCTAACTTACCACAAGATAATGTTGCCTCTCTAACTTACCACAAGATAATGTTGCCACTCTAACTTACCACAAGATAATGTTGCCACTCTAACTTACCACAAGATAATGTTGCCACTCTAACTTACCACAAGATAATGTTGCCACTCTAACTTACCACAAGATAATGTTGCCACTAACAAGAAAATGTTGCCAATCTAATTTGCCACAAGATTATATTGCCACTAACTTACCACAAGATAATGCTGCCAGTCTAACTTGCCAGAAGATAATGTTGCCACTCTGATCTACCAGACGAAATAACTAGCCACTTGACCTTCCAGCAAATATTGAAGGCGACCTAACCTAACGGCAGTGCATACTGAAGCATATCTGTAACTGCTCCATCATGAGACCATAACGGCAGTTCTGACTTAAACGAGTGTGGTATTGCTAGAGAAGCGCTCATGAGGCACATCGCAACGTTAAGTAAGGTGCCTCTGGTAGCTTAAAGATACCCCTGTCTCCCTGGAAGAGACGGCACAGGTATTAATATAGCATCATCAGCATTAGCTGCAGCAGCTGTAACCCATCATAGGTACCATTGGAAGACAACTTCAGAGGTTTTTTAACGTGTCAGTAGCAAGGACACTCGCGATACAACTTCAGCAGGTCTGACCTGTTTCAGGCAAAAAAGGCTCCGGCCAACAGCTTCATGCCATGGCAGGCAGCTCCTCCAGCTTATCAGATATCGCTACTGCAGCGGTTCTGTCCTGATCAGATGACACCACTGCTGCAACAGCTCTTCCCTATTACGAGGAACAGCTGCAGCAGTTCTAGCTCTTCAGACGGCACAGCTGTAGCAGCTATAAGCTATAGAGAGCCAGCACTGGGGGAAGCTCTGAGCTATCAGAAGCCACTGTTGTGGAGTTCTGGCCCATCAGGCGGCAGTGCTGGAGAAGAtgtaagctaaggtatcaggcgGCGGTACTGGAGAAGCTGTAAGCTAAGATGTCAGGTGGCAGTACTGGAGAGGCTGTAAGCTATCAGGCGGcagtactggagaagctctaagctaaggtatcagggggtggtactggagaagctctaagctaaggtatcagggggtggtactggagaagctctaagctaaggtatcagggggtggtactggagaagctctaagctaaggtatcagggggtggtactggagaagctctaagctaaggtatcagggggtggtactggagaagctctaagctaaggtatcagggggtggtactggagaagctctaagctaaggtatcagggggtggtactggagaagctctaagctaaggtatcagggggtggtactggagaagctctaagctaaggtatcagggggtggtactggagaagctctaagctaaggtatcagggggtggtactggagaagctctaagctaaggtatcagggggtggtactggagaagctctaagctaaggtatcagggggtggtactggagaagctctaagctaaggtatcagggggtggtactggagaagctctaagctaaggtatcagggggtggtactggagaagctctaagctaaggtatcagggggtggtactggagaagctctaagctaaggtatcagggggtggtactggagaagctctaagctaaggtatcagggggtggtactggagaagctctaagctaaggtatcagggggtggtactggagaagctctaagctaaggtatcagggggtggtactggagaagctctaagctaaggtatcagggggtggtactggagaagctctaagctaaggtatcagggggtggtactggagaagctctaagctaaggtatcagggggtggtactggagaagctctaagctaaggtatcagggggtggtactggagaagctctaagctaaggtatcagggggtggtactggagaagctctaagctaaggtatcagggggtggtactggagaagctctaagctaaggtatcagggggtggtactggagaagctctaagctaaggtatcagggggtggtactggagaagctctaagctaaggtatcagggggtggtactggagaagctctaagctaaggtatcagggggtggtactggagaagctctaagctaaggtatcagggggtggtactggagaagctctaagctaaggtatcagggggtggtactggagaagctctaagctaaggtatcagggggtggtactggagaagctctaagctaaggtatcagggggtggtactggagaagctctaagctaaggtatcagggggtggtactggagaagctctaagctaaggtatcagggggtggtactggagaagctctaagctaaggtatcagggggtggtactggagaagctctaagctaaggtatcagggggtggtactggagaagctctaagctaaggtatcagggggtggtactggagaagctctaagctaaggtatcagggggtggtactggagaagctctaagctaaggtatcagggggtggtactggagaagctctaagctaaggtatcagggggtggtactggagaagctctaagctaaggtatcagggggtggtactggagaagctctaagctaaggtatcagggggtggtactggagaagctctaagctaaggtatcagggggtggtactggagaagctctaagctaaggtatcagggggtggtactggagaagctctaagctaaggtatcagggggtggtactggagaagctctaagctaaggtatcagggggtggtactggagaagctctaagctaaggtatcagggggtggtactggagaagctctaagctaaggtatcagggggtggtactggagaagctctaagctaaggtatcagggggtggtactggagaagctctaagctaaggtatcagggggtggtactggagaagctctaagctaaggtatcagggggtggtactggagaagctctaagctaaggtatcagggggtggtactggagaagctctaagctaaggtatcagggggtggtactggagaagctctaagctaaggtatcagggggtggtactggagaagctctaagctaaggtatcagggggtggtactggagaagctctaagctaaggtatcagggggtggtactggagaagctctaagctaaggtatcagggggtggtactggagaagctctaagctaaggtatcagggggtggtactggagaagctctaagctaaggtatcagggggtggtactggagaagctctaagctaaggtatcagggggtggtactggagaagctctaagctaaggtatcagggggtggtactggagaagctctaagctaaggtatcagggggtggtactggagaagctctaagctaaggtatcagggggtggtactggagaagctctaagctaaggtatcagggggtggtactggagaagctctaagctaaggtatcagggggtggtactggagaagctctaagctaaggtatcagggggtggtactggagaagctctaagctaaggtatcagggggtggtactggagaagctctaagctaaggtatcagggggtggtactggagaagctctaagctaaggtatcagggggtggtactggagaagctctaagctaaggtatcagggggtggtactggagaagctctaagctaaggtatcagggggtggtactggagaagctctaagctaaggtatcagggggtggtactggagaagctctaagctaaggtatcagggggtggtactggagaagctctaagctaaggtatcagggggtggtactggagaagctctaagctaaggtatcagggggtggtactggagaagctctaagctaaggtatcagggggtggtactggagaagctctaagctaaggtatcagggggtggtactggagaagctctaagctaaggtatcagggggtggtactggagaagctctaagctaaggtatcagggggtggtactggagaagctctaagctaaggtatcagggggtggtactggagaagctctaagctaaggtatcagggggtggtactggagaagctctaagctaaggtatcagggggtggtactggagaagctctaagctaaggtatcagggggtggtactggagaagctctaagctaaggtatcagggggtggtactggagaagctctaagctaaggtatcagggggtggtactggagaagctctaagctaaggtatcagggggtggtactggagaagctctaagctaaggtatcagggggtggtactggagaagctctaagctaaggtatcagggggtggtactggagaagctctaagctaaggtatcagggggtggtactggagaagctctaagctaaggtatcagggggtggtactggagaagctctaagctaaggtatcagggggtggtactggagaagctctaagctaaggtatcagggggtggtactggagaagctctaagctaaggtatcagggggtggtactggagaagctctaagctaaggtatcagggggtggtactggagaagctctaagctaaggtatcagggggtggtactggagaagctctaagctaaggtatcagggggtggtactggagaagctctaagctaaggtatcagggggtggtactggagaagctctaagctaaggtatcagggggtggtactggagaagctctaagctaaggtatcagggggtggtactggagaagctctaagctaaggtatcagggggtggtactggagaagctctaagctaaggtatcagggggtggtactggagaagctctaagctaaggtatcagggggtggtactggagaagctctaagctaaggtatcagggggtggtactggagaagctctaagctaaggtatcagggggtggtactggagaagctctaagctaaggtatcagggggtggtactggagaagctctaagctaaggtatcagggggtggtactggagaagctctaagctaaggtatcagggggtggtactggagaagctctaagctaaggtatcagggggtggtactggagaagctctaagctaaggtatcagggggtggtactggagaagctctaagctaaggtatcagggggtggtactggagaagctctaagctaaggtatcagggggtggtactggagaagctctaagctaaggtatcagggggtggtactggagaagctctaagctaaggtatcagggggtggtactggagaagctctaagctaaggtatcagggggtggtactggagaagctctaagctaaggtatcagggggtggtactggagaagctctaagctaaggtatcagggggtggtactggagaagctctaagctaaggtatcagggggtggtactggagaagctctaagctaaggtatcagggggtggtactggagaagctctaagctaaggtatcagggggtggtactggagaagctctaagctaaggtatcagggggtggtactggagaagctctaagctaaggtatcagggggtggtactggagaagctctaagctaaggtatcagggggtggtactggagaagctctaagctaaggtatcagggggtggtactggagaagctctaagctaaggtatcagggggtggtactggagaagctctaagctaaggtatcagggggtggtactggagaagctctaagctaaggtatcagggggtggtactggagaagctctaagctaaggtatcagggggtggtactggagaagctctaagctaaggtatcagggggtggtactggagaagctctaagctaaggtatcagggggtggtactggagaagctctaagctaaggtatcagggggtggtactggagaagctctaagctaaggtatcagggggtggtactggagaagctctaagctaaggtatcagggggtggtactggagaagctctaagctaaggtatcagggggtggtactggagaagctctaagctaaggtatcagggggtggtactggagaagctctaagctaaggtatcagggggtggtactggagaagctctaagctaaggtatcagggggtggtactggagaagctctaagctaaggtatcagggggtggtactggagaagctctaagctaaggtatcagggggtggtactggagaagctctaagctaaggtatcagggggtggtactggagaagctctaagctaaggtatcagggggtggtactggagaagctctaagctaaggtatcagggggtggtactggagaagctctaagctaaggtatcagggggtggtactggagaagctctaagctaaggtatcagggggtggtactggagaagctctaagctaaggtatcagggggtggtactggagaagctctaagctaaggtatcagggggtggtactggagaagctctaagctaaggtatcagggggtggtactggagaagctctaagctaaggtatcagggggtggtactggagaagctctaagctaaggtatcagggggtggtactggagaagctctaagctaaggtatcagggggtggtactggagaagctctaagctaaggtatcagggggtggtactggagaagctctaagctaaggtatcagggggtggtactggagaagctctaagctaaggtatcagggggtggtactggagaagctctaagctaaggtatcagggggtggtactggagaagctctaagctaaggtatcagggggtggtactggagaagctctaagctaaggtatcagggggtggtactggagaagctctaagctaaggtatcagggggtggtactggagaagctctaagctaaggtatcagggggtggtactggagaagctctaagctaaggtatcagggggtggtactggagaagctctaagctaaggtatcagggggtggtactggagaagctctaagctaaggtatcagggggtggtactggagaagctctaagctaaggtatcagggggtggtactggagaagctctaagctaaggtatcagggggtggtactggagaagctctaagctaaggtatcagggggtggtactggagaagctctaagctaaggtatcagggggtggtactggagaagctctaagctaaggtatcagggggtggtactggagaagctctaagctaaggtatcagggggtggtactggagaagctctaagctaaggtatcagggggtggtactggagaagctctaagctaaggtatcagggggtggtactggagaagctctaagctaaggtatcagggggtggtactggagaagctctaagctaaggtatcagggggtggtactggagaagctctaagctaaggtatcagggggtggtactggagaagctctaagctaaggtatcagggggtggtactggagaagctctaagctaaggtatcagggggtggtactggagaagctctaagctaaggtatcagggggtggtactggagaagctctaagctaaggtatcagggggtggtactggagaagctctaagctaaggtatcagggggtggtactggagaagctctaagctaaggtatcagggggtggtactggagaagctctaagctaaggtatcagggggtggtactggagaagctctaagctaaggtatcagggggtggtactggagaagctctaagctaaggtatcagggggtggtactggagaagctctaagctaaggtatcagggggtggtactggagaagctctaagctaaggtatcagggggtggtactggagaagctctaagctaaggtatcagggggtggtactggagaagctctaagctaaggtatcagggggtggtactggagaagctctaagctaaggtatcagggggtggtactggagaagctctaagctaaggtatcagggggtggtactggagaagctctaagctaaggtatcagggggtggtactggagaagctctaagctaaggtatcagggggtggtactggagaagctctaagctaaggtatcagggggtggtactggagaagctctaagctaaggtatcagggggtggtactggagaagctctaagctaaggtatcagggggtggtactggagaagctctaagctaaggtatcagggggtggtactggagaagc is part of the Panulirus ornatus isolate Po-2019 chromosome 64, ASM3632096v1, whole genome shotgun sequence genome and harbors:
- the LOC139746152 gene encoding uncharacterized protein, whose protein sequence is MEQLQICFKGASPNDVREGREQQQQRPGQSDGLWLNQCRLLAPVYRVRAIDAALDSPEVAAVSPGAAADPPKVTARPAETDASLEDTGQDVLYHGFRETRPDAPPPRGFGETRSEPPIHGFMVDGTVHGFGGTTINTPVHGDT